A window of Nocardia arthritidis genomic DNA:
ACTGGGCGTACGGCTGCTGACCGAACTGGTCCTGCGGCTGCCCGTAGGACTGCTGGCCGAACTGGTCCTGGCCGTACGGCTGCTGACCGTAGGGCTGCTGCTGACCGTACTGTGGCTGGCCGTACTGCGGCTGCCCGCCTTGCGGATACTGTCCGCCCTGCGGATATTGCTGGCCGCCGCCTTGGGGGTACGGCTGCCCGTACGGCTGCCCGCCCTGCGGATACTGGTTGGGGTCGTACCCACCGCTTGTCATATTCAGTCCTCGTCAGATGATCTGTAGATCGGGTCGCTTGCGTACGTTACGGATATCGGCTGGGTTGCAACAACCCATTCTCATCGAGTATCCAGGGTTCCGCGGGTAGGCGGGCCGGGTCGAATTGTTCCAGTAGCTCGGCCGATGTGCCTGCTCGCAGGCCGAGTGATGCGGTCAGCGCGCTGACCACCTGCTCCGGTGTCTCGCCCAGCGCGAACTGGTCGGCGAGGGTGACCGCGCCGTCGCGTTTGGCCAGTCGCTGCCCCTTGGCATTGAGTACCAGCGGGACGTGCGCGTAGCGCGGGACCGGCAGGTCGAGCAGCGTCGCGAGATAGGCCTGGCGCGGTGTCGACGGCAGCAGGTCGTCGCCGCGCACCACCTGATCGATGCCCTGGTCGGCGTCGTCGACCACCACCGCCAGGTTGTATGCGGGCACACCGTCGGTGCGGCGCAGCACCACATCGTCGACCGGTCCGCGGTACGGGCCGTGTAGTTCGTCGATGATGTCGAATTCGCTGATGTCGGCGCGTAACCGCAGGGCGGGCGTGCGGCCCGCCGCGA
This region includes:
- the gluQRS gene encoding tRNA glutamyl-Q(34) synthetase GluQRS, which produces MTERGAGRYAPSPSGDLHLGNLRTALLAWAFARSTGRRFLLRIDDLDRVRPGAAERQLADLTALGIDWDGPVVRQSDRLEKYAAAIDRLTAAGRTYECFCTRREIQQAATAPHGPMGAYPGTCRALTADARAEFIAAGRTPALRLRADISEFDIIDELHGPYRGPVDDVVLRRTDGVPAYNLAVVVDDADQGIDQVVRGDDLLPSTPRQAYLATLLDLPVPRYAHVPLVLNAKGQRLAKRDGAVTLADQFALGETPEQVVSALTASLGLRAGTSAELLEQFDPARLPAEPWILDENGLLQPSRYP